In Sphaerospermopsis torques-reginae ITEP-024, the genomic window ATGTATGCCAATAATGAAACCGGCACAATTTTTCCAATTGAAGAAATTGGTGCTAGAGTAAAAGAGTATGGAGCTATCTTTCACGTTGATGCAGTACAAGCGGTAGGTAAAGTACCCTTGAATATGAAGACCAGCACAATTGATATGTTAACAATATCTGGTCATAAAATTCACGCTCCCAAGGGTATTGGTGCTTTGTATGTGAAACGTGGTGTGAGATTCCGTCCTTTCTTAATAGGTGGACACCAAGAAAGAGGACGTAGAGCAGGTACAGAAAACGTTCCTGGAATTATCGCTTTAGGCAAAGCTGCGGAACTGGAACTGTTACACTTAGAAGAGGCGACAAAGAGAGAAAGAAAATTGCGCGATCGCCTCGAACAAAGTTTACTGGCTAAGATTCCTGATTGTGCAGTAAACGGTGATGTAAATAATAGATTGCCTAACACTTCTAACATCGGTTTCAAGTATATTGAAGGTGAAGCAATTCTGTTACTTTTGAATAAGCATAATATTTGTGCTTCCTCTGGTTCTGCTTGTACTTCGGGTTCTCTTGAACCATCTCACGTTTTACGAGCAATGGGTTTACCCTACACTACTTTACATGGTTCAATTCGTTTCAGTCTTTGTCGCTACACCACTGAAGAAGAAATTGATCAAGTAATTGCAGTAATGCCAGAAATTGTTGAAAGACTACGTGCATTATCTCCCTTCAAAAATGATGATGCAAGTTGGTTACAACAACATGGACAAACTTTAGTAAATCGGTAATAGGTAATGGGTAATGGGTAATGGGTAATAGCAAATATATTGTTTCAATTACCAATTACCAATCACCAATCACCAATTACCAATCATCAATCCAAAATCTAAAATCCAAAATCCAAAATCCAAAATTAACTATGTGGGACTACACTGAGAAAGTATTAGAATTGTTTTACGAGCCTAAAAATCAAGGCGCAATTGAAGATAATCATGAACCTGGTGTAAAGGTTTCTGTGGGTGATGTAGGAAGTATCGCTTGTGGTGATGCTTTAAGATTACATTTAAAAATTGAAGAAGCAACTGATAAAATTCTTGATGCTCGTTTTCAAACCTTTGGTTGTACCAGTGCGATCGCTTCTTCTAGTGCTTTAACTGAAATGGTTAAAGGTCTAACTTTAGATGAAGCTTTGAAAGTTACAAATAAGGAAATCGCTGCATATTTGGGTGGTTTACCTGAAGCGAAAATGCACTGTTCTGTTATGGGTCAGGAAGCTTTAGAAGCTGCTATCTATAACTATCGTGGCATTCCTTTAGCGGCACATGATGACGATGATGAAGGTGTCCTAATCTGTAGTTGTTTTGGAATAACTGATGCTAAGATCAAGAAAGCAGTAAGACAGAATAACCTCTTCAGTGCAGAACAGGTAACAAATTATGTAAAAGCTGGTGGCGGATGCGGTTCTTGTTTAGTGAAGATTGATGATATAATAAAGGAAGTTAAGCAAGAGTACGAGAAAGAACTCGCAAGTACAAATGGCTCAACAGCTAACAAAGAAATTTCCACAGTAGGGCAACAAAAACCATTAACTAATGTTCAAAGAATCGCCCTAATTCAAAAAGTATTAGATGAAGAAGTCAGACCCGTTTTAATTGCCGATGGGGGAGATGTTGAACTTTACGATATTGAAGGCGATAAGGTGAAAGTAATTCTTAAAGGTGCTTGTGGTTCATGTCCAAGTAGCACTGCAACTTTAAAGATTGCGATTGAATCAAGATTACGCGATCGCGTCAACAAAGACATCATTGTTGAAGAAGTTTAGTCACAATTGATAATTGACAATTGACAATTGACAACTAACAAACCAGTAATTCTTACAACCTAATAAACACTATGAACACAACACTAAATTTATGTTTGGTAGAGCG contains:
- the nifS gene encoding cysteine desulfurase NifS, with the protein product MLKNCIYLDNNATTKVDPQVLEAMLPYLTDYYANPSSMHTFGGQLAKDVKVARENVAALLGAEDSSEIVFTSCGTEGDNAAIRAALLAQPDKRHIITSQVEHPAVLNVCKQLETQGYQVTYLSVNSKGQIDLNELEASLTGNTALVTVMYANNETGTIFPIEEIGARVKEYGAIFHVDAVQAVGKVPLNMKTSTIDMLTISGHKIHAPKGIGALYVKRGVRFRPFLIGGHQERGRRAGTENVPGIIALGKAAELELLHLEEATKRERKLRDRLEQSLLAKIPDCAVNGDVNNRLPNTSNIGFKYIEGEAILLLLNKHNICASSGSACTSGSLEPSHVLRAMGLPYTTLHGSIRFSLCRYTTEEEIDQVIAVMPEIVERLRALSPFKNDDASWLQQHGQTLVNR
- the nifU gene encoding Fe-S cluster assembly protein NifU, whose amino-acid sequence is MWDYTEKVLELFYEPKNQGAIEDNHEPGVKVSVGDVGSIACGDALRLHLKIEEATDKILDARFQTFGCTSAIASSSALTEMVKGLTLDEALKVTNKEIAAYLGGLPEAKMHCSVMGQEALEAAIYNYRGIPLAAHDDDDEGVLICSCFGITDAKIKKAVRQNNLFSAEQVTNYVKAGGGCGSCLVKIDDIIKEVKQEYEKELASTNGSTANKEISTVGQQKPLTNVQRIALIQKVLDEEVRPVLIADGGDVELYDIEGDKVKVILKGACGSCPSSTATLKIAIESRLRDRVNKDIIVEEV